The Hemicordylus capensis ecotype Gifberg chromosome 13, rHemCap1.1.pri, whole genome shotgun sequence sequence ACGTTGTTTACGGTGGGCGTGCGCGCCACCTGATGGCACTTAAACTTAGAAGAGCAGTTTCTTTTTTTCTGTGGGAAGAGCTGcgatttatttttgtgtgtgtgggagtggGAGGGCAAGGGGAAGGGGTCTTTCTAGGTACTGCGGAGGGTGGAAGTGGCATTTAAAAATGGTTTAATCTTGTATACAGCAATGGAATAAAATTGTTTTTTCAGTTTCCAAAATGCTGTTGTCATTCTCTCCCCGAAAGCAATAAAAACCAGGAGGACCATGGATGGCACTGCTGGATCAGCTGATGTTTCTGACATCAAAACGGTAGAGATGAACCCATCTCAGCTGTTGCCAGCTATATTAGAGGCCATGGTCAGAGTTGCTGATATTTCTGCATTTAAAACATTACCTTGACATAGGATTCTGAAGTTTTGTCATAAGAAAAGATTAATTCCTGTGTACAACTGTGCACCTGTACATATTTGTTTAGCTTGTATCATTTATTCTAAGCAGCTGGAGCAATAGTGAGCTTGGTAGACCCCTGAAATCTTCCCCAATCCATGGAAATCTCACCAGACAGTGGCCTCTAGTCCAAAAGGACTAGAAACATGGTGTTTTTTTCCTTTGAATAAAAGCCAACATTCTTGGAATGCTCAGTTCCACAGGGTTTTCTCCCTAGCACCTGCTTAGGATTGTGAAATACGGCTTTATGGCAGACTCCATGAATTTCCCATCCTGTCTGTTTTTCTTACCAGGCAGTCAGTACTAGATGCAAGTGAGACCATTTTTATGTATTTCAGCTTAAGTGAacaggcaatttttttttaaagcggtGAGGAGAGGACAGATCACGTTTTTTCCCATTTTATTTTGGGGTATAAATAAAATGTCCCATTCCCTTCTACAACAAATACACAGAGAATACATAGAGTTGAGTACAACTAAGTCAGCAAAACACCAGCACAAATATAACTGCAACACTTCTTGGGCTTGGTCACTGTAACATTTTTCTCCTGATCTCCCTTCCTTTTTAAGGAGTGAGGGTGATCCTTATAAGGGTATGACTTGAAAGACATGAAagtcctcacacacacacacacacacacagcgcgcCTCAATTTGACCACCTCCAGGCAGTATAAAGGCACTCTGATCATCCAAGATCCAACATCATCCTTGACTACATGCCAGTGTCTTAACAGTGGATTATATAGAAGAGAATTGTACTTGCTTACATACCAGCTTCTGCTGAAGCTTCTACTATCGCTCATATCCAGTACACTGGCTTTTAGGCTACCATTCAGACCAGCAGTGGGCCTTCATTTCTGATCGAATTTGCTTGATTTTCCTTGCGTTGGCTTTTCCTTGTCTTTAGAATATTGTGCAGGAGAACAGGCCAGTTTGTGCCATGACAACAATCTTCTGTAAGTCTTTAGAATGTTCAGTTGGTTTCATGTACTATCCTCACAAGAGCCCTATAAGGTAGTCTGGTATTAGGCCCATGTTGCCAGCATGACCGGCTAAGGCTGAAAAACAATGGCTTGCCTCAAGTGACCTTGTGAGTTCATGACTGAGCTGCGATTGAAATATTTTGCCCAGCTTACAACTCACACTCTCAGCCACCAAGAGGGAAGTGCTGGCGAAGACAGAACTCCCACCACCATGGGATTGTTTCTTTGCTTTTTGGCTTCCTGAGTGCATGGAATAATAGGTGGGTGAGGGAAAGCATAACTTGCTGCCTTGACACTGTGTGGCATTGACCGGGTTTGGCAAGCTTCTTACATGTTGGATTCAAGCAAGCAAGGGCGGCTTAAAAGCACCCTAAGGTTGAACACAGGCACTACATTTTGTTGGGAATAGACCCTTGGGGAGACAATAGGTAGAAGTCTTGAGTTTGTGACAAGTAGTTCAGCTCTGGGCCAGCTGCTTATGAACAGTTCTTGTATTTCACCTTGGAGGAGGGAGCAGCTATTTCTGTCCAGACACTAGAACAGCCAGCTCCTGGATAGATATCTCTTTGTTGAGGTAACTATTGTACTGAGCTGTGGTTAACCTTCCGCTCTTCAAGGCGTCTTCGATGGAGAATTTTCTCCCGGACTTTCTGTCGAGGATGACTGAAGATTCGCCAGTGGGCCCTTTCATTGAGATCTCCTCCCAGTCGCATTCCTGGCTCTTCAGCTTGACGTACAAATTCCACTCAATAAGCCCAAGTGTGTGGGCTTCTTCTGGAGACATCTCTTTCCCGGTGTCTGGGTCAATGACGACAATGGATCGCCGCAAGTGATTCTCTCGCTGCTCTCTCTTGATGGCCACTGTCTGGAGACGGGTTTGGAGCTGTTCGATCTCACCATCCTTCTCATGAGATAACCGCTTCAGATCTTCCAGCTCTCGCTCCAAAGACTGGAACCGGGAGTCGAGATTCACGCCACTATCGACTTGCGACATGTTCCTCAGATCCCGGGCTTCCGTCACGGTGAGCTCGATCTCTGATTGCAAGCGCCTCGTCTCCAGCAGCAGGTTCTGCTTTTCTAGGTGTAGTTTGTGGTTCTCTTCCCGCAAGAAGTCCAGCTCTTTGGAAGACTTGGAGTTGTTGAACTCCACTTCCGATAATTTGGCCTCCAGCCTGTTGATGTCTGCATCCAGTTCCATCTTCCGCCGGCTTTCCTCCTCCAGGTTGTTCTTGAGTTTCTGAATCTCGTATTCAGTGTCTCCTTTCTCCACTTGGACACTCTCTGAAAAGACCACTTTCTCCTTCACCTCCATCTTCTCCAGCACTTGCAGTTTCTTGCACAAGGCCTCCAGCTCGGCCTGCAGGACTTGTCTCCGgtgcttttcctcctccagctctaGCTTGAGGAGGGCgtgctctttctcctgctgtggGTCTTGCTGAAGGATCACCTTCTGCTTCACAGTGACTCTCTCCGTCGtatccttctcctgctgctccaGCTCGCTTAGCCGGATCTTCAGCCTCTGCACCTCAAGCTCCGCCTCCCTGCGGGCTTGCCTCTCTTTCTCCAGCTCATCCAGCTGGCGCTCCAGCTCCGACCGCCTCCGCTGCAGCTTCCGCATCTCATCCCGAAGAGAGTCGATCTGCTGCAGCTCGTTCTCTATGCTCTGTGAGAAGGAGCTGACCTCGGCTTTCAAGGCAGGGTCTTGTTCCAGCTTCACCACCTCCTGCTGCACCACCTTCTCCTTCACCTGGGAgagctcctcctctttctgcctgATCTTCTCCTCTTgcagctccctctccctctccaggtCCAAATGCTTCTTCTGCTCTTCGGCCAACTGAGTTTTCAGGGACTCCACTTCTTTTCTCGTCTGGGGGTCTTCCCGGTACTGCAGCACCTCCTGCACCACTTCCTTCACCTGCACCTGCGGCTTGGCATCTTTCAGTGTCTGGATTTCTTGCTTTAGCTGGTAGATCTCCAGGTCTGCTCTCTCGATGGCTCTGGTCCTATCCACAATATCATTCCTGAGATGCTGCAGCTCCATCTCGGTCTCTGGGTCGGTCTTGTACTTGATAACCTCCTTGATGATTTCCTGCACCTCCACCTGGGGCCCTCGGTTCCTCAGAGAAGCCAGCTCGTTCTGGCAGCTCCtcagctcctcctccccacctcggtatctcctctgctgctccaccAGCTCCAGGCGGAGGTTGGCCACTTCGTTCTCTGCCGTGGGGTCTGGGCGAACAATTTCCCGAACTTTCTCCTGGATGATCACTTTGGCATTCTCCTCTTCCAGGGCCTGGATCTTCCTGAGGAGCTCGGCCTTCTCCCTCTCACTGGAGCGCCCTTTGGCCTTCTCTTCTTCGTACTGCCGCCGTAGCTCGATCACTTCCCGTTCCGTCGCCAGATCCTTCTCCACTTTCAGCACCTCCTTGACGGTGATCTTGCCCTCCGCCATCGCCCGCTCCTTCTCCAGCCGTTTCAGTTTCTCCTGCAGGAAACGGAGCTCCTCCTCTTGCTGATGCCTCAGGCTGCTCTCCTTCTGCTTGTTCTCCTGCAGCAGCTGATACTCCGCCTCCAGCTGGGGGTCGTTCTGCAGCTTCAGCACTTCCTTCTCCGTCACCTTCTCCTGCTCCTTGTTCTTCTCGTTGGAGAGAGCAGTCACCTGGCGCCGCAGAAGGCCCATCTCGTTTTCCCGGGTTCCTTCCTGCCTCTTGAGTTCCTCTAGCTCCTCTTTCAGCTTCAGGATCTCCTCTGCCTGCGCCTTGTCTGGTTCGATGCGCAGGACCTCCTTGACCACGTACTCCTGCCCGCCTTCCCTCTTCTCGTGCTCCAAAACCCGCAGCTTGAACTTCAGGGCTGCCAGTTCATCCTGGAGGGCCTGGTTCTTGCGCTGTTCTTCCGCCAGGTTCTGCTGCATCTTGTGGAAGTTCTCATCCAGCTGCGGGTCAGGCACATTCTTCACCACCTCCTTCCTGACGACCGTCTCCTGTGGCCTCTGTTTCTGCAAGAGGAGGATGTTATCCTGGATGACCTTGATCTCGGCCTCCAGCTGCTGGCGAGACTGGCTCTCGTCATCCAGCTCCTTCTTTAGCTTCCAGAGCTCTTCCAGTGGCCTCTCTGACCTGCTGGTCTGGACAGACTCCTGCGTCACGTGGACCTCTGGTTGCTGTTGAGGAAAGAAGGGAAAGTCAACTCAAGAGTCTACCTAAGCTAGCTTTAGTGTAGAAGGGAGTGTCCCTCTTTCTCTggaccaccccaccctgccccattgGAGACTAATTTTGCCCAGTGACCACTTTTGAAAGTATATGAAACTGCctgagacagtaatgggctgaattctgcttttctttctttctttctttctttctttctttctttctttctttctttctttctttctttctttctttctttctattttgtATTAACTGTTTGGAAACCTGTTGCCTAATTGGAGACGATTATTTCCTAaaaacatgatttttttaaaaaaatgctccttaaaaatgaaaaccaaggatTATTTGTTGCATCCTGTGATCTACTGCCATCACCCTCTGCCTCTGGACCAAAGGGGTGGATTTAAATCCAAGGCTGCTTTGTACCAACCCCTACTTATTTTCTGCAAACagtgttatgagaaagggagTCTAGGTTTCCCAGTAATTTTCATGATATTAGATCTATAGTCCCTAATTTATGGGCAAGTTAATTAGTCCTGTATTTTCTTTGTGGAAAGAAATCTCATTGAAGCAGCTTTGGAGCATTTCCAAAGGTAACTGAGTCAGACATGTTACCTCTCTTTTGATGaccataaagtaaaggtaaagtgtgccatcgagtcggtgtcgactcttagtaccaacagagccctgtgcttgtctttggtggaatacaggaggagtttaccattaccatctcccacacagtgtgagatgatgcctttcagcatcttcctgtatcgctgctgcccggtataggtgtttcccatagtctgagaaacacatTCATATAGAATATGAATTATGAATATAAAATAAcccccagtggggatttgaaccatcaatctctggcttgctaatccagtcatttccccgctgtgtagAGGACCATatccataagcaaattttcaaattCTATATACCTACTGGCAAGAGAACACCTCCTGCTTATAAAGCCACCTTTTAACAAAACCCTTCAATATTAtcgtgtctgaaatgtgcaaaataccaGTAACAGAACCAGAAATGATATCCCCAAATTATGATCCTGTTGCCTGTGTATTTTACATGTTTTAGAGACAGTTTGTCACCTGGAAGAGCCCTCCCTGTTCCCTGTGGGATGTGAATAAGGGGGTgaccttttcctctccctttccagaGGAGGTGCTTGGAGACCTCGCTGCCTAGCATCCTTTCTCCCACTCACTTGTCTCAGGAGACTCTGAGCAAACTCCAGGTTCTGCAGCCTCTGTCTGTTGACAGCATTCACCTCTGTGAACTTGGCAGCCAGGATTGCTTCCTACAGATGCAGAATAAAAGGCACGTTCAGAAGGAGGAAAGAAACACCAAAGCAATTTGCAGTCGAGTCAGGAGCTTTTTAAAAGGTCAAAGCCTACTACCAATCACAGAATCCATCTCTCTTTTTCAAATATATATTAATGTTTTGATCTTCATAAAGAGACATAGCAACAAAAAGGATTGAGGAGGAAACAGTTATTAGGGGTACATGGTAATCACTCCGAGAGCGAGAGATGCTGAAATCCTCCACAGAATAGCTTCTGGCAGAAATCTGCACTGGACTCTCCTCCAAACCTCAGCACTGAAGTTGTATTATTATTTCatacaagtatggacctgcaacaaggTTGCAATATATCTCTGGTGTGCATGAGTTACTCGACTCTGTGTCTGAGCagagtgattgtgagaatcctGAGAGACTACTCTTCAAGCCCTCCTTACCACCAAGTTTCATTAGCTCCGCCCATCTTGTCTGTTACCTGCCCTGAGTCTGCAAGCATTCTGCTCCACTGAGTTCCACTGGGGCAGTTCAATTTTTCCCCATTCAGATTTTGGTGAAACCAACACATCTGTGGGTTaccccaagtctgccagtacctccctcaCACCCGCAGGTTGTGTGTCCATAAGGATcctaacatttccagctctttcagaaatctatACAAGACATGACCTTTGGGTAGTTTGTACCTCTTCCTTCACTTTAGCAGCTGGAGACTGTAGTCTGGGTCTCTTGTTCATGAAACCATTGCGGCCATTTTCCAGGTCCAGGATGGACCTCAGTTTCTCTGCTTCTAGTTCGTAGTCctgcagggggaaagagagaagttgTGGGAAATGCATGCCTAGAAGAGCCCGGGAGAGAATCTTCATGTCGGTCTCCTGTCttttcctccagtgccgctgccTTGCCTGTCAGGGCTAGTCACATCTATTGTAGGTGTCTATCTGGGCACCTCTTTTTGTGCAAGTGACTGGGCCTGTCTTTATTTTAAAATCCACTAGAAGGATTAGTCTCTTGAAAAATCCCTTGAAAATGTAGAATATCGCCTGTGTTTTTGCTGTAAACATCCTGAGTGCAACCTAAGTAAGCATACATGTGTACAACTCCACAATCGCATACATATACCACACAGACGGTACATGCGTTGCATATTATGGGAATAGGGACAAAATGTTATCCTTTTATACAACAGCCCTAGAGTCTGTACTCTCAGTTACTAGGATTAGAATCCCAGTTCTGCCCTCTCCCAAACAATGCCCAGCAAAAGGCAGAAGAAATCTACCCCTTTCCCATTTTGTATTCGCCCTGGCTGTGAGTTCCAAAGCTTGACAGATGTGTGTCTTGAGCTACACTTTCTCAGGGTGAAGTGATATTCGACAACATGGGTGGCAGGAAAGGcttgtatattatttattaactacatttatatcagttaggctgagagatgagtgaTTGCCCCAGAGACAACCAGTGAGTTTTattgctgaacagggatttgaactcgggcctccccagtATCGTAACCACTACATCACGTAGGACACAGTCCTTTTTACAAAGAATTAGACACGACTACATCTCTCCAGGGGGTCCCCCCCAGCCCGTAAGCATCCCTTCGAGGTCCACGGGCTGttctgctctccccttcccttcccaccagcCATACCTTCACTGCTTGCTGGTACAGCTGAGCCTCGGCAGCGACCTCCTGGACATCTTGATCCATGCTGGCAatttctcccagcagggcctggcGGGGGGGAAAGGTGAGTCACAGAGACATCAAAGAGggaagctgcagtccaacaacaacaactggggacccctGTTTCAGCCCCATAGGACTtcctctggctggcagtggctctccagggtctggggcagagagagaagccTTTCCTTCCAGCCCCACTACCAGAGATCCTTCTAgctggggatggaacctgggaccttatatGTGTGAAGCGTGGGCACTCCTACCCAACGTGCCTCCTAAATCGTGAGGCTGAGCCCAGCACGGTCTACGCTGGTCTACTCTTACCCAGTAAGGTCTACTCTGCCACTCTAGAGAGGTCTACTTTTAACCCAGTAAGGCCTCCTCTGACTGGCCGTGTCTCTCCAGAGTCACAAAAgaggggatgggtgggggacGAGGAGAGAGTGAGACATTTCCTTCTGGCGATCCTTCTAACCTGGGTGAACCTGGGACATTACACATGTGAAGCATAGGCCTTCCCAGCCCACAtgtcccataagaacagccctgctggatcaggcccaaggcttatcaagtccagcatcctgtatcccacagtggcccaccagatgcctccgagaagcccacaggcaagaggtatgtgcatgccccttctcctgccattgctcccgtaaaactggtattcggaggcatcttgcctctgaggctggaagtggcctgtagccaccagactagtagccattgatagacctgtcctccatgactttgtctcagccccttttcaagccatccaagctagtggccatcaccacatcccgtggcagagaattccatcgattaatggTGCAcggtgtgaaaaggtacttccttctGTCCGTCCTGAATTCCCCGACCTTCAGTCTCACTGCGACTTTTGCAgggttttgctggtcaaatgaccgtaacaataaagatttgatttgctTTTGCAGGGCCCCGCTGTGTGGTATAAGCCACGGACATTACCCTCTGGTTCTGCAGCTTCTTTTCTACTTGACCAACGTTGTCAGTTTCCAGCGGCTCATAGTTGGGTACATTACGTAGAAACTGACTCAAGCTGTCGTAGCCACTGCGGTAGTTGGAATAGGCCGATTTGGCTTTCTGTAGCACCTGAGACCTAGGAAGGGAAGATGGAACAAGACTCCCTTATTGTTACTGGCAGTGATCTCACCCAATGCCATTAACTCAGATACTGCTGGCTGTATTACTTCTGCCGTATGTCCTCATATTGAGAAATCCATGAAAATATTCACAGACCTGCATTCTTATAGCAAGGAAGGGTGCATTAAATTGCTTCCCAGCATGCATTTCCTGGTGTGTAGTGTTCTTGGCATTTGGGAAGGATTTCTTGGCATTTCTATTTAACCCAGCCGTTAAATAGAAACAATTACAATGATAGAGTTGTGTGAGAAAACTGATGGCAGATGAAGAACTAGGCATTATTTTACTGGCTGATAAAGCAGTTCGAgctatttatttgtatttaggGGGTTTATGCTGCTGCCATTCTACTGGGATCGGTGCTGGGTTTAGGGACAAGATAAGCAAGCTgccccttaaaggtaaagtgtgccgtcaagtcgatttcaactcttggcgcccacagagtcctgtggttttctttggtagaatactggaggggttgaccattgcctcctcccatgcagtatgagatgatgcctttcagcatcttcctatagcactgctgcccaatacagtgccagcggggattcgaaccagcaaccttctgcttgttagtcgagcatttccctgctgcgccacttaaggcttCATGTTATGAGGGGCCTCTGCATACAAAAATGACTACATTTCTAGTTTTACACAATTGGttgaaaaggaaaggagaaaagtTTCTAAAGCAGACGTTAATCATTCTGACAGACAAAAATATACTTCTacggctacacaattatttatcatattgagtttataaataaGCACATTAGACTTAATGTTCAGAACCCGTGCATTAAACGTCTGCATAAATGCAAAGCAAGCCATCATAATGTATGTTCATTGAAAGGCATTTCTAATGCAAAAATAGGCTTACTGCAAGATAGAGGTTTTTGTTAGAAAATTAGGGGTTTTTTATACCTCTGCCAAGAACTGTATCTAtgtaaaataaagctttattatttctattttcattgtcctttggGGAGGAGATAAGACGGTGCCGAAATTGCAACTTTTGTGAGCTCCGATATATTAGTTTATATCTTTCCTTTCTATCGGCCTGAAGACATGACATCTGGAGACAGGTGATGTTTTATTTAATTGAATGGATTTATAAACAGTTTGGATATCTTTTTTGAATGCTCTGAGTTGCTAATGTCCGTCGTCGGCTGCTAAACATCTGCAGTGGTGTTTGGGGAGTTGTCTGTGTGTATTTCTCATTGCCCTTTTTGCAAGAATAATATTTTTTGTGGTGCTGTGGGGCCCTTTAAGCTTGACATGGCTTAGGGCCCCAGCATGCCATAATCCGGCCCTGCGTGAGAGTCCCAAACAGACTCCCCTTCCAGGCAGAGCCCATGCCCAGACCTGCTTGGCTTCAGCCAGCTGCCTGCATCATGTGCCtttatctcagaccccagggtgCTTCGTTGATTCGCTTCGTTGATTTGCTTCGTTCAAGGCGATTCGGTCAAGACGGATCCATTCaaacccttcccttcctctctccacccaccccagccaatgctgctgccccaccccggGCCTGACCTGTGGTCGATTTGCTTGTTGAGGTTGCCGAATCGCTGGTTGAGTTTGTGGAGCTCGGCTTCCTGGCGCTCGATGTCCGGGCAGTGCTCCTGGAACTGGCTGGCCAGGGCGCTGGAACACTTCTTGGCCTTCTGCAGGCCCTGCTCCGCCTCAGTCAGCAAGGGCCGCTGGGCCTTCAGCTCAGATCCCAGCGCctggggaggaaagaagaggccAAATGGCTGTGTGAGGAGAAAGAGCTTGCAGGGTAGCATGAATCCTTGGTGTGGCTGGAGGTGGCGAGCGTTGCAGTGGGCTCTGTGTGCATTAAGTGCCTTCGTCCCAGAGCCCGAGAAGCTTCTTTCATTCACGTTTGCTGAagcccttcccttcctctctcctgcctgctaactgggcaaagaggcacctttttaaagtggtgagactcttcatttagcagggggagagcaactggccctgtccacccccagcacagcatcccgacAGTGTCTcctgctggggtctaccttatgtttgtttttagattgtgagcccttcagggacagggaactctctctctctctctctgcaaactgctttggcaacttttgttgaaaagcagtatataaatatttgttgttgggagagtaactggccctatccactccacagctcagcatccctccagtgactgttgctggtgtctatcttatgtttctttttttgattgtgagcccttcaggaacagggatctctctctctctctctctctttctctctctctctctctctctctctctctctctgacagctGTTAGCCTGTAACTCTTTCTTGTCTCTGTACACCTGAAAcctctccctgtctctgctgGCTTTTATAAACCAGGCCCTGATAATAATTTTTTGGCCTTTCCTGATACACAGGGGCACTTAGCAACCTGCGGCGTATTGGAAGGATGAAAGGAAGCCCGTGCTCACCTGTAGCTCTTCTCTCTTGCGGTCCAGGGCACGGACATCCTCTGGAATGGTGTCCTCGATGGCTAACTTGTTTTCGTAGCCAGAAAGcagctctcttccctgctgtAAGCTGTTCTCAAGGCGGTTGGCTACATCGACTCTAGAAAGGAAGACGGAAACGCCCCATTCCAAGCCTCTGCCAAAGTGCACATGTGTGCCCAAGTCTGCCAGTGACACCGGAGTTACACCAGGACTGAGAGTGTGCTACTATTCCACAGAGCATGGAATAGTTGCAGCATGTGGTATTCaatgcagaattcagcttctggGAAATCTCacctttcttttcttgtttatAAAAAGAGATGTTGCTAGTCCTCCTGGTTGTGAAGAGACCAGGCTAAGCTCCCCAAAATAATATGGCTGTATGGAAGTATCTTATACTGGCAGATTTGGGTGTAACGCAGAGTCAGGATTAAATCCTGCTTTCGTGCAATGTCCCCAAGGCATAAGAGTGTGTTCTGCCTTGCCTCCCCTTCCTATGGGAGAGTCAGAAAAATTATACTTCTCATTCTTGGCCTGCACAATACCAAAATAAACCAGGCTCTGAACCaagacatagggagctgccatatactgagtcagaccattggttcatcttgctcagtactgtctacacaaactggcagtggcttctccaaggtttcaggcaggagtctctctcagccctatcttggagatgccaccagggagggaacttggaactttctgctcttcccagaacagctccatcccctgaggggcatatcttccagtgctcacacttctagtctcccatccatatgcagacagggcagaccctgcttagctaagggaacaagccatgcttgctaccacaagaccagctctcctctctaagactGAACCTTGTTTCAGATGTAATGAATAAACCTGATTTGTTTTAATCCGAATCGGATGCAGAATTCTTCCAATCCTCATGCAGGCAcggagggagggaagacgtgcTTCTGAAAGTCAGGGGTGCCACAGCACATCTGAACCGGCCCACTGAGTCCagccactgatccatctagcacagtattgcctactctgagaCGTGAGTCAATCCTCCGCCATgtcagggggcaggcagggggctttCCCATGGCATGCTACCTGAATCCTGAAccggaggtgccagggattgaacctgggaccttctgcatgaggggttctgccactgagccattGGGCCCTCCCCAGTGCAATCCCGGCCAGCGTGCTCCATAAGCAAAGGACCGACATGTAAGGAGGTGCTGGCAGCACAAAGAGGTCAAGCCGGTAAGCCAAGCCCCCTCCAAAACTCTGACCTGAAGGACTGTGAACATTCAAGGGAGATGCCCGATTGTACGGTCCCTTTGCAAATCAGCTCAGAGAAGCCCCCGGGACACCTACTTTTCCTGAGCGGCGCTCAGCAGCTGGACAACGTGGTTGTACTTGTTGTTGGTCTCTTCCGCCTTGTTCTTCACCAAGGTGGCACTGCCCGTGTCGGGCACCGACTCGATGAAGGCTTCGCACTCCTGGATCTTGCGGGCTTTCTCGGGCTCGATGCGCCGGATCTCGTTGGTGATGTTCTgcaaaggagggcgagagagaaagaaggagcagGTGAGCAGCAAGTGCAGCAGCATCCCTCAGCACTGGGCCAGGATTTCAGCCACAGTCCTTGGGGGGCGCCCCCTTGCGGTGGG is a genomic window containing:
- the PPL gene encoding periplakin isoform X3, with translation MLTRIQGDTMHSLFKRRNKGKYSPTVQKKSISNKELSELIVKLQKNADQVEKNIVEADTKMQNDLHKIKAGQPEQYKDHTADKLIESDKILYVLDGDAAIARHMKHPQGDMITEDIRQLKERVANLRVKHDQIYNFTPQDVEPQVDWVEVIEEKLETLNGKGFGTDLPSVNGQVEEHNIFHNEVMAIGPHISKHGDKEYMSGIQVKYQKLLAASQQRQQDLNSLQDYMQRCTNKLYWLDQQAKDRMQYDWSDRNLDYPSRRRQYENFINRKLEEREEAVNKLHIDGDLLLAENHPGKIPIEAHIEAVHADWKEYLNLLICEESHLKFMEDYHQFQKDAKDAQDLLRKVDTDLDQKYSPDFKDRYQIESLLRELEDQEKAWDKYDDVVKSLQKRSQQVLPLKFRRETPLKPIPVEALCDYENEQSQVNRGATYTLHKNSGDIWELTDSAGNMINAPGVCFMIPPTDPESLNHADNIADQYQSVKQKTAGTKNLLQQRYDGLKADSIGDAASIQGRQLLAGLEKVNTELEKQEKAITANLRPPLEQNRAVQDSAERSKDLKNITNEIRRIEPEKARKIQECEAFIESVPDTGSATLVKNKAEETNNKYNHVVQLLSAAQEKVDVANRLENSLQQGRELLSGYENKLAIEDTIPEDVRALDRKREELQALGSELKAQRPLLTEAEQGLQKAKKCSSALASQFQEHCPDIERQEAELHKLNQRFGNLNKQIDHRSQVLQKAKSAYSNYRSGYDSLSQFLRNVPNYEPLETDNVGQVEKKLQNQRALLGEIASMDQDVQEVAAEAQLYQQAVKDYELEAEKLRSILDLENGRNGFMNKRPRLQSPAAKVKEEEAILAAKFTEVNAVNRQRLQNLEFAQSLLRQQPEVHVTQESVQTSRSERPLEELWKLKKELDDESQSRQQLEAEIKVIQDNILLLQKQRPQETVVRKEVVKNVPDPQLDENFHKMQQNLAEEQRKNQALQDELAALKFKLRVLEHEKREGGQEYVVKEVLRIEPDKAQAEEILKLKEELEELKRQEGTRENEMGLLRRQVTALSNEKNKEQEKVTEKEVLKLQNDPQLEAEYQLLQENKQKESSLRHQQEEELRFLQEKLKRLEKERAMAEGKITVKEVLKVEKDLATEREVIELRRQYEEEKAKGRSSEREKAELLRKIQALEEENAKVIIQEKVREIVRPDPTAENEVANLRLELVEQQRRYRGGEEELRSCQNELASLRNRGPQVEVQEIIKEVIKYKTDPETEMELQHLRNDIVDRTRAIERADLEIYQLKQEIQTLKDAKPQVQVKEVVQEVLQYREDPQTRKEVESLKTQLAEEQKKHLDLERERELQEEKIRQKEEELSQVKEKVVQQEVVKLEQDPALKAEVSSFSQSIENELQQIDSLRDEMRKLQRRRSELERQLDELEKERQARREAELEVQRLKIRLSELEQQEKDTTERVTVKQKVILQQDPQQEKEHALLKLELEEEKHRRQVLQAELEALCKKLQVLEKMEVKEKVVFSESVQVEKGDTEYEIQKLKNNLEEESRRKMELDADINRLEAKLSEVEFNNSKSSKELDFLREENHKLHLEKQNLLLETRRLQSEIELTVTEARDLRNMSQVDSGVNLDSRFQSLERELEDLKRLSHEKDGEIEQLQTRLQTVAIKREQRENHLRRSIVVIDPDTGKEMSPEEAHTLGLIEWNLYVKLKSQECDWEEISMKGPTGESSVILDRKSGRKFSIEDALKSGRLTTAQYNSYLNKEISIQELAVLVSGQK